CGTTTGTTGCTAATTCACAAAGTGTTGAACATGTATGGTATGTTATTGACGCAACGCATCATGTTCTTGGGAGGTTTGCATCTCGTATAGCTTGTGTATTACGCGGTAAGCATAAAGAAGAGTATACTCCTCATGTTGATACTGGGGATTATGTGGTTGTTTTGAATGCAAAAAATATCGTTGTCACTGGTAATAAGTATAAGAAAAAGTTATATTATCGTCATACTGGTTATGTTG
The DNA window shown above is from Blochmannia endosymbiont of Camponotus (Colobopsis) obliquus and carries:
- the rplM gene encoding 50S ribosomal protein L13, producing MRTFVANSQSVEHVWYVIDATHHVLGRFASRIACVLRGKHKEEYTPHVDTGDYVVVLNAKNIVVTGNKYKKKLYYRHTGYVGGIKEITFEKMMLSNPERIIEIAVKGMLPKGPLGRMMYRKLKVYPEAEGKHLHMSQKLRILKF